In the Paramormyrops kingsleyae isolate MSU_618 chromosome 6, PKINGS_0.4, whole genome shotgun sequence genome, one interval contains:
- the dffa gene encoding DNA fragmentation factor subunit alpha isoform X2, whose product MSELKPCKVCNHSREDTFGLAVPSLAQLKARGCETLGFRADAPVSVVLEEDGTIVEDEAYFLCLPPNTKFMLLHDKDRWSAKTKVDGGTAWLKQESVELASDCVDSKVPGAEPWHELAVRLSHDLAGVILMSEEELQTLVDVPSSDLATALGFQVDKVRMLQEALQGALDRREEQRQAKELLQLYLKSVEQEGSQAPSRGDVTDSVERPADGTSTFSARTLMVLKGKTSPETRLSNQELQMVVNVGVASVASALGWSSERSAALVATCEEELKSRLDVVQAARSLSNRSQNPPGGGVQVKRRK is encoded by the exons ATGTCAGAGTTAAAACCTTGTAAAGTGTGTAATCACAGCCGTGAGGATACGTTCGGGCTGGCGGTGCCGTCTTTGGCACAGCTTAAAGCCAGAG GATGTGAGACTTTGGGGTTCCGTGCCGATGCCCCCGTCTCTGTAGTCCTGGAAGAGGATGGGACCATCGTGGAGGATGAAGCCTACTTCCTGTGCTTGCCTCCCAACACCAAATTCATGCTTTTGCATGATAAGGACAGATGGTCGGCCAAAACGAAAG TTGATGGCGGCACTGCCTGGCTGAAGCAGGAGTCGGTAGAGCTGGCCTCGGACTGCGTGGACAGCAAGGTGCCTGGTGCTGAGCCCTGGCATGAGCTGGCAGTGAGGCTGAGCCACGACCTGGCCGGCGTCATACTCATGTCTGAAGAGGAGCTCCAG ACCCTGGTGGACGTGCCATCTTCAGACTTGGCAACAGCTCTGGGTTTCCAGGTGGATAAAGTACGCATGCTCCAGGaagccctgcagggggcgctagaCCGCAGGGAAGAGCAACGGCAAGCGAAGGAGCTACTCCAACTGTACCTGAAATCTGTGGAGCAGGAGGGCAGCCAAGCACCCAGCCGGGGAG ATGTGACCGATTCAGTAGAGCGGCCAGCGGATGGCACGTCGACGTTCAGCGCCAGGACCCTGATGGTCCTGAAGGGCAAGACCAGTCCTGAGACACGGCTCTCCAACCAGGAGCTGCAG atgGTGGTGAATGTGGGTGTGGCCTCTGTGGCGTCAGCGCTCGGCTGGAGCAGTGAAAGGAGCGCCGCCCTGGTGGCGACTTGTGAGGAAGAGCTGAAGAGCCGCTTGGATGTAGTGCAGGCCGCACGGTCTCTAAGCAACCGATCCCAGAATCCCCCAGGGGGCGGGGTCCAGGTGAAGCGCAGGAAGTAG
- the dffa gene encoding DNA fragmentation factor subunit alpha isoform X1 produces the protein MSELKPCKVCNHSREDTFGLAVPSLAQLKARGCETLGFRADAPVSVVLEEDGTIVEDEAYFLCLPPNTKFMLLHDKDRWSAKTKVDGGTAWLKQESVELASDCVDSKVPGAEPWHELAVRLSHDLAGVILMSEEELQTLVDVPSSDLATALGFQVDKVRMLQEALQGALDRREEQRQAKELLQLYLKSVEQEGSQAPSRGADVTDSVERPADGTSTFSARTLMVLKGKTSPETRLSNQELQMVVNVGVASVASALGWSSERSAALVATCEEELKSRLDVVQAARSLSNRSQNPPGGGVQVKRRK, from the exons ATGTCAGAGTTAAAACCTTGTAAAGTGTGTAATCACAGCCGTGAGGATACGTTCGGGCTGGCGGTGCCGTCTTTGGCACAGCTTAAAGCCAGAG GATGTGAGACTTTGGGGTTCCGTGCCGATGCCCCCGTCTCTGTAGTCCTGGAAGAGGATGGGACCATCGTGGAGGATGAAGCCTACTTCCTGTGCTTGCCTCCCAACACCAAATTCATGCTTTTGCATGATAAGGACAGATGGTCGGCCAAAACGAAAG TTGATGGCGGCACTGCCTGGCTGAAGCAGGAGTCGGTAGAGCTGGCCTCGGACTGCGTGGACAGCAAGGTGCCTGGTGCTGAGCCCTGGCATGAGCTGGCAGTGAGGCTGAGCCACGACCTGGCCGGCGTCATACTCATGTCTGAAGAGGAGCTCCAG ACCCTGGTGGACGTGCCATCTTCAGACTTGGCAACAGCTCTGGGTTTCCAGGTGGATAAAGTACGCATGCTCCAGGaagccctgcagggggcgctagaCCGCAGGGAAGAGCAACGGCAAGCGAAGGAGCTACTCCAACTGTACCTGAAATCTGTGGAGCAGGAGGGCAGCCAAGCACCCAGCCGGGGAG CAGATGTGACCGATTCAGTAGAGCGGCCAGCGGATGGCACGTCGACGTTCAGCGCCAGGACCCTGATGGTCCTGAAGGGCAAGACCAGTCCTGAGACACGGCTCTCCAACCAGGAGCTGCAG atgGTGGTGAATGTGGGTGTGGCCTCTGTGGCGTCAGCGCTCGGCTGGAGCAGTGAAAGGAGCGCCGCCCTGGTGGCGACTTGTGAGGAAGAGCTGAAGAGCCGCTTGGATGTAGTGCAGGCCGCACGGTCTCTAAGCAACCGATCCCAGAATCCCCCAGGGGGCGGGGTCCAGGTGAAGCGCAGGAAGTAG
- the dffa gene encoding DNA fragmentation factor subunit alpha isoform X3 — MRGCETLGFRADAPVSVVLEEDGTIVEDEAYFLCLPPNTKFMLLHDKDRWSAKTKVDGGTAWLKQESVELASDCVDSKVPGAEPWHELAVRLSHDLAGVILMSEEELQTLVDVPSSDLATALGFQVDKVRMLQEALQGALDRREEQRQAKELLQLYLKSVEQEGSQAPSRGADVTDSVERPADGTSTFSARTLMVLKGKTSPETRLSNQELQMVVNVGVASVASALGWSSERSAALVATCEEELKSRLDVVQAARSLSNRSQNPPGGGVQVKRRK; from the exons ATGCGTG GATGTGAGACTTTGGGGTTCCGTGCCGATGCCCCCGTCTCTGTAGTCCTGGAAGAGGATGGGACCATCGTGGAGGATGAAGCCTACTTCCTGTGCTTGCCTCCCAACACCAAATTCATGCTTTTGCATGATAAGGACAGATGGTCGGCCAAAACGAAAG TTGATGGCGGCACTGCCTGGCTGAAGCAGGAGTCGGTAGAGCTGGCCTCGGACTGCGTGGACAGCAAGGTGCCTGGTGCTGAGCCCTGGCATGAGCTGGCAGTGAGGCTGAGCCACGACCTGGCCGGCGTCATACTCATGTCTGAAGAGGAGCTCCAG ACCCTGGTGGACGTGCCATCTTCAGACTTGGCAACAGCTCTGGGTTTCCAGGTGGATAAAGTACGCATGCTCCAGGaagccctgcagggggcgctagaCCGCAGGGAAGAGCAACGGCAAGCGAAGGAGCTACTCCAACTGTACCTGAAATCTGTGGAGCAGGAGGGCAGCCAAGCACCCAGCCGGGGAG CAGATGTGACCGATTCAGTAGAGCGGCCAGCGGATGGCACGTCGACGTTCAGCGCCAGGACCCTGATGGTCCTGAAGGGCAAGACCAGTCCTGAGACACGGCTCTCCAACCAGGAGCTGCAG atgGTGGTGAATGTGGGTGTGGCCTCTGTGGCGTCAGCGCTCGGCTGGAGCAGTGAAAGGAGCGCCGCCCTGGTGGCGACTTGTGAGGAAGAGCTGAAGAGCCGCTTGGATGTAGTGCAGGCCGCACGGTCTCTAAGCAACCGATCCCAGAATCCCCCAGGGGGCGGGGTCCAGGTGAAGCGCAGGAAGTAG